A window of Kocuria sp. TGY1127_2 genomic DNA:
GTCCTCCTCTACGAGACCGGCCACATTCCTGGTGCGGTCAAGGTCGACTGGCACACGGAACTCAACGATCCCGTGACCCGAGACTATGTGGACGGAAAAGCATTCGCTGAGCTCATGTCCAAGAAGGGCATCAGCCGGGATACGACCATCGTTGTCTATGGCGACAAATCCAATTGGTGGGCCGCGTACGCGCTGTGGGTCTTCACACTGTTCGGACATCAGGACGTTCGACTCATGAACGGTGGCCGTGCCAAGTGGATCGAGGAAGACCGCGATGTGACAACTGACGTGCCCTCGCCGGCGCAGGGGGAGTACCCCGTCGTCGAACGCGAGGATGAGCGCATCCGTGCATACCTTCCGCAGGTCCGCGAGAGCATCGGCAGCCTTCCACTGATCGACGTGCGAAGCGCCGACGAGTACACAGGGCGCCGGACGCACATGCCCAATTACCCTGAGGAAGGGGCTCTTCGCGGAGGCCATATCCCAACGGCACATTCCGTCCCGTGGGCCCGTGCGGCCAATGAGGACGGTACATTCAAGTCCGCAGACGAGTTGCGTGGCATTTACCAGGACGAGCTTGGCCTCGAGCCGGAACAGGACATCATCGCGTACTGCCGCATCGGCGAACGTTCTAGCCACACGTGGTTCGTTCTGGAACACCTGCTCGGATTCAACAATGTGCGCAATTACGACGGCTCATGGACCGAGTGGGGCAACGCCGTCCGTGTACCCATCGTTCAGGGCGAAGAGCCCGGAGAGGCACCTTCAGCATCATGACCCAGACCGCAACCGAACTTCCCGAATCACTGCAGGAGATCGTGGAAGAGTTTGCCGAACTTCCGCCTCAGGACCGTCTGCAGCTCCTCCTCGAATTCAGCAACGGCCTGCCTGAGCTTCCCGCTCGGTTCAAGGACCACCCCGAGTTGCTCGAGCCCGTGCCGGAGTGCCAGTCGCCGATCTTCCTCGTGACCGAGGTCGAGGAGGACAGCACCGTTCGTCTGTACTTCTCCGCGCCACCGGAAGCTCCCACGACTCGAGGTTTCGCGGGGATTCTCCACGAAGGACTCGACGGAAAATCTGCCGACATCGTCGCTGGCGTCCCCTCGGACTTGCCGTTGCGGCTCTCCCTCACCCAGGCAGTCAGTCCTTTGAGGTTGAATGGGATGAGCGGCATGCTGGCGCGCATTCAGCGTCAGGTCGCCGAGAAAACCGAGTAGGCAGTTCATCGTCCAGCTGAGCGAATACACGAGACAGAGGAATACACATGGCTGAAATCACCTTCAAGGGAAATCCGACCCAGACCTCGGGCGACTTGCCCGACAAAGGATCGACCCCTCCCGCGTTCACCCTGGCAGGAACCGACTTGGGGGAAGTCACCGAGAACGACTTCCAGGGAAAAACCATCGTCTTGAATATCTTTCCTTCGGTGGATACCGGAGTTTGCGCGGCGAGTGTCCGAAAGTTCAACGAAGAAGCAGCCGGCCTCAACGATGTTGCGGTCGTGTGCGTCTCGAACGATCTTCCCTTTGCACTGGGTCGCTTTTGCGGTGCCGAGGGTATCGACAATGTCGTGACCGCCTCGGGGTTCCGCTCTACCTTCGGCGATGACTACGGGGTCCGGATCACCGACGGTCCGATGGAAGGGCTCCTGGCGCGGTCCGTCGTCGTGATCAGCCCTCAAGGCGAAGTGGTTTACACCCAGCTCGTCCCGGAAATCGGTCAGGAACCCGACTACGATTCGGCGATTACGGCCGCCCGGGGCTAAACCGAGAAATCGGCAGGAACAGACTTCACCCCGTCACGGAGCCCGGGCCCCGTGACGGGGTGTTTTCGCGTCCGAACCACTTCATGTGAAAGAACCGAACCTGAATTATGGCATGTTGGTAGGTTCCCTTTTGTGAGCGCCATTCCTCGGGGATCCGGGTGGTAGCCTGAACTAAATTTGGCGTTCAACCCCTGGGGAGAATTGTGTCCAGCAGTAGCACCGAGTCGGAGAATTTCACGCCCGAAGGCCTCAAGCGTGGGCTTCGGAACCGGCATATGCAGATGATCGCCATTGGCGGCGCCATCGGCACTGGACTTTTTCTCGCCTCCGGCGGAACCATCGCGGACGCTGGCCCAGGAGGCGCACTCGCGGCCTACGCCGTCATCGGTCTGATGGTCCTCTTGCTCATGCAATCTCTGGGGGAAATGGCCGCCCATCTGCCGGTGGCCGGATCGTTCCAGACGTACGCTACGCGATTTGTGAGCCCGTCCTTCGGCTTCGCGATGGGATGGAACTATTGGTTCAACTGGGCCATCACGGTTGCCGCCGAACTGGTGGCGGCCGGGCTCATCATGTCGTTCTGGCTGCCCGACGTGCCGGGCTGGATTTGGGCTGCAGTGTTTCTGGTCTTGCTGACGGCGCTCAACGCGCTGTCGGCACGCGCTTATGGCGAAGGCGAGTTCTGGCTGGCAGCCGTCAAGGTTGCGGCCGTCATCGTTTTCCTGATTGCCGGGATCCTGATGATCGTGGGCATCATCGGCGGGAACTCCCCGGGCTTCTCGAATTGGACCGAAGGGGACGCACCCTTCAGCGGTGGGTTCATCTCGATCATTTCGGTCTTCATGATCGCCGGCTTCTCGTTCCAGGGAACCGAAATGATCGGTGTGGCCGCGGGCGAAGCCGAGAATCCGCGCCGGGACGTCCCCAAAGCGTTGCGTTCCGTGTTCTGGCGCATCATGCTCTTCTACATTGGAGCTATTGCGGTGATCGGTTTTCTGATTCCGTACACCGACCCGAACCTGCTGAGAAGCGACGAATCGGATATCGCTTTCTCCCCCTTCACCCTGGTTTTCGAAAGAGCCGGGGTCGCATTTGCCGCTTCCCTCATGAACGCCGTGATCCTCACGGCCATCCTTTCAGCGGGCAATTCAGGTCTCTACGCTTCGACCCGTATGCTTCTTTCCCTCGCGCTCGAAGGCAAGGCACCGAAAATTTTTGCCAGAGTGAATAAGCGCGGGATACCCATGCCCGCCTTGATCGCGACGGCGTGTGTCGGCCTGGCCGGATTCATCACGGCCGTGGTGGGGCAAGGTGCCGCCTACACGTGGTTGGTCAATATCTCCGGTCTTTCAGGATTCATCGTGTGGGTCGGGATAGCGGTATGCCATTTCAGATTCCGCAGGGCCTACGTGGCGCAGGGGTTTGATCTCAAGGACCTCCCGTACAAGGCGCCCCTTTTTCCTTTGGGGCCGATTATCGCTTTCGTGCTGTGCATTGTGGTCATCCTTGGCCAGAACTACGAGGCCGTTTTCAAGGGCCAGCTTTTCCATGTGTTGAGTTCCTACATCGGGTTGCCGGTCTTCTTGCTGGTGTGGCTTGGGCACAAACTCATCACTCGCTCGAAATCGGTGACCTTGGAGGAAGCTGACGTTCAGTCGTTGGCTCCGCGAAACCACAATGTCTGAGGCATGTGACGACTTCGCGTCGCTTCCCCGGCGAAGTCCTCCATGCACCGGCTGAGCAGATCCGGATGAGGTAGATAACCTTGCCCGTGGGAAAGCCCTGTTGATAACCTGCACGGAGACACAAAGCGGTGGGCCTGCGGATATTTTTATCCACGGTGCACCGCTTTTTTGCACCGCTCCTGGACCGACCGGTGGCATCCGTCCCGGTCGAAGTTTTTGACGGATGGCCTCGGCGGCCTGGAAGTGAATCATATTTCTCTGACCGTCAGGAGTGCTTGATGACCACCGAAAGTTCTTCTTCGAATATGCCGGAAGGTTCGGGGCCGCACAGCCCGGACACGGGTTCGCTTCGAGCAGCCGCGTTGAGCGAGGAGCCCCGCCGCACGGCGCGACTCCGCGTCCTCTCTGCTTCCCTTTTGGTAGCGCTCGGGGGTTTGCTCTACGGCTACGACACCGGCGTCATCTCCGGAACCCTCGCGCAGATCGCTCAGGACTACGGGGTGAGCGAACACGGGATAACGGCCGAGTTCATCACCTCGTTCATTCTCGCCGGTGCCGTCCTGGGCGCCCTGGGGGCCAGCTTCTTCGCTCGTCGCTTCGGGCGGCGCATCACAATCATTACGGTCGCATCGGTCTTCGTCCTCGGGGTCGTGTTCTGCGCCCTTTCGCCGAATCCTTACATCATGATGGCGAGCCGTTTCTTCCTCGGCCTGGCGGTGGGCGGTTCAACCCAGACCATTCCGACCTATATCTCGGAGCTTGCCCCGAAGAACAAGCGCGGCAGCTACGTGACTTTCTTCAATATCGCGATCGGTGTAGGGATTCTGACGGCGGCACTCGTCAACTACTTCCTGCGCGATGTGGAATGGCACTGGAAAATCGTTGTCGCCGCTATTCCGGCCATCGTGCTGGTGATCGGCATGATTCCGCTGCCTGAAAGCCCGCGGTGGTTGGTCAGTCAGGGAGAGGTCGATACGGCGACCCAAGTGCTCGAGTGGGTTCGACCCAGTGAAAAAACCGCGAAATCGGAGATCCGTGACATCGAACGCACTCGTCGTAAAGCGCAGCGGCAGGCCGCGAAGAGCGAATGGTCCGCAATGTTCACCGAGAAATGGATGCGACCAGCGATTATTGCGGGTGTCGCCGTCGCGATTTTCACGCAGATTACTGGCCTGGAGATGATGATCTATTAC
This region includes:
- a CDS encoding sulfurtransferase; this encodes MSAPNDNSAKFAEYAHPERLVSTQWVADHAKDPGVVIVESDEDVLLYETGHIPGAVKVDWHTELNDPVTRDYVDGKAFAELMSKKGISRDTTIVVYGDKSNWWAAYALWVFTLFGHQDVRLMNGGRAKWIEEDRDVTTDVPSPAQGEYPVVEREDERIRAYLPQVRESIGSLPLIDVRSADEYTGRRTHMPNYPEEGALRGGHIPTAHSVPWARAANEDGTFKSADELRGIYQDELGLEPEQDIIAYCRIGERSSHTWFVLEHLLGFNNVRNYDGSWTEWGNAVRVPIVQGEEPGEAPSAS
- a CDS encoding sugar porter family MFS transporter — its product is MTTESSSSNMPEGSGPHSPDTGSLRAAALSEEPRRTARLRVLSASLLVALGGLLYGYDTGVISGTLAQIAQDYGVSEHGITAEFITSFILAGAVLGALGASFFARRFGRRITIITVASVFVLGVVFCALSPNPYIMMASRFFLGLAVGGSTQTIPTYISELAPKNKRGSYVTFFNIAIGVGILTAALVNYFLRDVEWHWKIVVAAIPAIVLVIGMIPLPESPRWLVSQGEVDTATQVLEWVRPSEKTAKSEIRDIERTRRKAQRQAAKSEWSAMFTEKWMRPAIIAGVAVAIFTQITGLEMMIYYTPTLLTHVGLPSDIGLSINVMVGVVYVVMTAVGRFIVDRMGRRTLMLWTLPFAALWILLFGITLSVGGNDPNLPLMLTFLVLFMLFQAGGIQVVGWLMGSELYPLKVRTSATSLHAMALWGSNLLVTSTALTLVNFLSPGGAMMVYAALNVIAWIVIYFRVPETKDRSLEDIESSLRDEEFLPLKRKRLAQERA
- a CDS encoding amino acid permease, encoding MQMIAIGGAIGTGLFLASGGTIADAGPGGALAAYAVIGLMVLLLMQSLGEMAAHLPVAGSFQTYATRFVSPSFGFAMGWNYWFNWAITVAAELVAAGLIMSFWLPDVPGWIWAAVFLVLLTALNALSARAYGEGEFWLAAVKVAAVIVFLIAGILMIVGIIGGNSPGFSNWTEGDAPFSGGFISIISVFMIAGFSFQGTEMIGVAAGEAENPRRDVPKALRSVFWRIMLFYIGAIAVIGFLIPYTDPNLLRSDESDIAFSPFTLVFERAGVAFAASLMNAVILTAILSAGNSGLYASTRMLLSLALEGKAPKIFARVNKRGIPMPALIATACVGLAGFITAVVGQGAAYTWLVNISGLSGFIVWVGIAVCHFRFRRAYVAQGFDLKDLPYKAPLFPLGPIIAFVLCIVVILGQNYEAVFKGQLFHVLSSYIGLPVFLLVWLGHKLITRSKSVTLEEADVQSLAPRNHNV
- the tpx gene encoding thiol peroxidase, coding for MAEITFKGNPTQTSGDLPDKGSTPPAFTLAGTDLGEVTENDFQGKTIVLNIFPSVDTGVCAASVRKFNEEAAGLNDVAVVCVSNDLPFALGRFCGAEGIDNVVTASGFRSTFGDDYGVRITDGPMEGLLARSVVVISPQGEVVYTQLVPEIGQEPDYDSAITAARG
- a CDS encoding SufE family protein produces the protein MTQTATELPESLQEIVEEFAELPPQDRLQLLLEFSNGLPELPARFKDHPELLEPVPECQSPIFLVTEVEEDSTVRLYFSAPPEAPTTRGFAGILHEGLDGKSADIVAGVPSDLPLRLSLTQAVSPLRLNGMSGMLARIQRQVAEKTE